Proteins encoded in a region of the Anopheles ziemanni chromosome 2, idAnoZiCoDA_A2_x.2, whole genome shotgun sequence genome:
- the LOC131293461 gene encoding gamma-butyrobetaine dioxygenase-like, with amino-acid sequence MFSQLTVSGSSCDALMTKPCQRTFGTSETARNRLLRSKSDEAVRLADPAPTSSRPLISVASFDAASSRVVLNVVPSASAGSATERFEFPGVWLRDNCQCAECFHRGSTSRVLNWETFDVDRARVEDVRVQDGGHALEVLWEEGHRSVYELSWLLARSFREGDTREYLREWYRPDPVLWGAGRFEAGEVLQEFQFQEVLHEDEVLRRWIEALIRSGVVMIKGAPLTEHECRRLAERVGFIRKTHYGEEFIVKAKEGTSNVAYLSTPLQMHTDLPYYDYKPGCNLLHCLVQSTNTVGGENLIADGFYVAERMRHDHPDDFRLLAETLVNWSDLGEDEGGAFHSIYRAPVICIGRDGRLERINHSVPQRDSHFSVPLDRVERWYRAMQRFVAILHREAVKFRTSPGDILTFSNVRMVHGRTGYTDTSGNTRHIVGAYLDWDEIYSRWRVLKAAATKNTNL; translated from the exons ATGTTTAGTCAACTAACCGTATCCGGTTCCTCCTGTGATGCCCTTATGACAAAGCCATGTCAGCGCACTTTTGGTACCTCCGAAACGGCTCGCAATCGCCTGCTGCGGTCAAAGTCCGACGAGGCGGTCCGTCTCGCTGATCCGGCACCGACGTCATCGCGTCCACTGATAAGCGTTGCCTCCTTCGATGCGGCGAGTTCGCGTGTGGTGTTGAACGTTGTGCCGTCCGCTTCGGCCGGTTCAGCAACGGAACGGTTCGAATTTCCCGGCGTCTGGCTGCGGGACAACTGCCAGTGTGCCGAGTGCTTCCACCGCGGATCGACGAGTCGCGTGCTGAACTGGGAGACGTTCGATGTGGACCGGGCGCGGGTGGAGGACGTGCGGGTGCAGGACGGTGGCCATGCACTGGAGGTACTCTGGGAGGAGGGTCATCGGTCGGTGTACGAGTTGTCGTGGCTGCTAGCTCGAAGCTTTCGCGAAGGGGACACGCGGGAGTACCTGCGCGAATGGTACCGTCCGGATCCGGTGTTGTGGGGCGCGGGACGGTTCGAGGCCGGCGAGGTACTGCAGGAGTTCCAGTTCCAGGAGGTTCTGCACGAGGATGAAGTTTTGCGACGGTGGATCGAAGCGTTGATCCGGTCCGGGGTGGTCATGATCAAGGGAGCACCGCTGACGGAGCACGAATGTCGCCGGTTGGCCGAGCGGGTTGGATTTATCCGAAAAACACACTACGG TGAGGAATTCATCGTGAAAGCTAAGGAGGGCACCAGCAACGTGGCGTACCTTTCCACCCCCCTGCAGATGCACACCGACCTGCCCTACTACGACTACAAACCGGGTTGCAATCTGTTGCACTGTCTGGTGCAGTCCACGAACACCGTTGGCGGGGAGAACCTGATCGCGGATGGGTTCTACGTGGCGGAACGGATGCGCCACGACCATCCGGATGACTTTCGGCTGCTGGCGGAAACGCTCGTCAACTGGAGTGACCTGGGCGAGGACGAAGGGGGTGCCTTCCACAGTATCTACCGTGCGCCGGTCATCTG CATCGGTCGTGATGGCCGTCTCGAGCGGATTAATCACAGCGTACCCCAGCGCGACAGTCACTTCAGTGTGCCGTTGGATCGGGTCGAACGGTGGTACCGGGCGATGCAACGCTTCGTGGCCATACTGCACCGGGAAGCGGTAAAGTTTCGGACGTCTCCGGGCGACATTCTTACGTTCAGCAACGTACGCATGGTACACGGGCGAACGGGGTACACCGACACGTCCGGGAACACCCGGCACATCGTGGGCGCCTATCTCGATTGGGACGAAATCTACTCCCGCTGGCGGGTGCTTAAAGCGGCGGCAACGAAAAACACTAATctctaa